The DNA region TGGCGGTCAACATTTGGAGATTGTCAAGAGTAAGCTACTTGACAAATTCAAAGTAGAGATTGAGTTGGTCAAGCCTAGAATCCCATATCGTGAGACCATAAAAGCAAAAGGTCAAGTACGTGGAAGACACAAGAAACAATCCGGCGGTCATGGTCAGTATGGAGATGTTGTCATGGAATTTGAACCGTCAGGTGATCGTGAGAAACCTTTTGTTTTTGAAGAAAAGATTGTCGGAGGTTCAGTGCCTAAAAACTATTTCCCTGCAGTGGAGAAGGGCTTGATTGAATCTGTAGATAGAGGCGCACTAGCAGGATATAAGGTTGTAGGTGTGAAAGCAACACTGGTGGATGGTTCTTATCATCCTGTTGACTCCTCGGAGATGGCTTTTAAGATGGCGACAATTGCAGCTTTTAAAGAAGCGATGAAAGTTTGTAAACCTATTATACTAGAACCGATAGCCAGTGTTCACGTTGTTGTACCCGATGACTATATGGGTGATATTATTGGCGATTTGAATAAGAGAAGGGGACGTGTTATGGGCATGAATCCTGTGAAGGGGAAACAAGAAGTGGTAGCTGAAGTCCCTATGGGTGAAATGTATGGTTACTCAACGGACCTAAGATCTATGACGCAAGGAAGAGGCATGTTTACCTTAAGCTTTGAACGTTATGATGAAGCACCTGCAGAGATTCAAACCAAGGTAATAGAGGATCGAGCTCAAGATAAATAAATATTATAATAATAATATAAACGGGTTATGCCAGACGATGGTATAACCCGTTTTTTGTTAAAATATTATATCCAACCAAACAAGTTGGATATGTACTTATAAAATACATGTCAAAGTATTGACAAACTATGAGTTGGCATGATAATCTTACATAGAATCATATCCGAGTCATTTAGTAGGAAATATGAGGTGATGCAGTGAAACTTTCAACAAAAGGAAGATATGGACTTAGAGCCATGATTGATTTGGCCATACATTCCAAGGAAAATCAAGTATCCATTAAGAGCATTTCAGAGCGGCAGGAAATATCTGAAAACTACCTGGAGAGAATTATTGCACTCCTTAAAAAAGCAGGGTATGTTAAGAGTACAAGAGGTGCTCAAGGTGGCTATATGCTTACAAAAAAACCGGACCAGATTTCTGTCGGGAACATACTTAGAGCCCTTGAAGGCGACTTGAATCCGGTGGATTGTTCTTTGATTAATGATGATAAAGTGTGTTCGGAATCAAGCTTGTGTGTAACAAAATTTGTATGGAAACGTATCAGTGACAGTATCAATGATGTGGTTGACAATATAAG from Petrocella atlantisensis includes:
- a CDS encoding RrF2 family transcriptional regulator, encoding MKLSTKGRYGLRAMIDLAIHSKENQVSIKSISERQEISENYLERIIALLKKAGYVKSTRGAQGGYMLTKKPDQISVGNILRALEGDLNPVDCSLINDDKVCSESSLCVTKFVWKRISDSINDVVDNISLQDLVNEQLEIDKSQLSR